One Myripristis murdjan chromosome 18, fMyrMur1.1, whole genome shotgun sequence DNA window includes the following coding sequences:
- the LOC115377054 gene encoding Fc receptor-like protein 5, with product MEVTAVCLTLVMNVLMLLLAQVHRGYFAQNSNPALLRVFPDRLQHFEYEEVSFSCEELDGSSGWRVMRMTNRIVKLCAPDWETSNEASCSIETAYPVVDSGKYWCENEKGQRSNAVSITVTAGSVILESPVLPVMEGSDVTLRCKTKTTPSSLTADFYKDGFLIRNSSTGEMTIHSISKSDEGFYKCSISDSGESPESWLDVGDAAFLSVNPNRLQLFEYEPASFNCVGLGGSSGWRVIREINKTIKKCAPEGELSSGASCTVENAYTAADSGKYWCENEKGTRSFTVNITVTGGSVILESPVLPVMEGSDVTLRCKTKMTPSNLTADFYKDGFHFGNGSTGETTIHSVSKSDEGFYKCSISETEESPESWLAVRGRYQNVSAQWNFASSVPALHEDTDSSVHVFVIRTAATCLLMAVLLVIGLLHCGKCRARSHTSGQAAL from the exons ATGGAGGTCACAGCTGTCTGCCTCACACTCG TGATGAAtgtgttgatgctgctgcttgCACAAGTTCACCGTGGTTACTTTGCTCAGAACAGCA ATCCAGCTTTGCTTCGTGTTTTTCCAGACCGACTGCAGCACTTTGAATACGAAGAAGTCTCGTTCAGTTGTGAGGAGCTTGATGGTTCTTCTGGATGGAGAGTTATGAGGATGACTAACAGAATAGTTAAGCTGTGTGCACCTGACTGGGAGACGTCAAATGAGGCCTCCTGCAGCATTGAAACTGCCTATCCGGTAGTAGACAGTGGAAAATACTGGTGTGAGAATGAAAAGGGACAGAGAAGCAACGCTGTCAGCATCACAGTCACTG CTGGCTCAGTGATCCTGGAGAGTCCTGTCCTCCCTGTGATGGAgggaagtgatgtcactctgCGCTGTAAAACCAAGACGACTCCCTCCAGCCTCACAGCTGATTTCTATAAAGATGGCTTCCTCATCAGGAACAGCTCAACAGGAGAGATGACCATCCACAGTATCTCCAAGTCTGATGAAGGTTTCTACAAGTGCAGCATCTCAGACTCTGGAGAATCACCAGAGAGCTGGCTGGATGTTGGAG ATGCAGCTTTTCTTAGTGTCAATCCAAACCGACTGCAGCTTTTCGAATACGAACCTGCCTCTTTTAATTGTGTGGGGCTCGGTGGCTCCTCTGGATGGAGAGTGATAAGGGAgatcaacaaaacaataaagaaatgtGCCCCTGAAGGGGAGCTGTCATCTGGAGCCTCCTGCACCGTGGAGAATGCCtacacagcagcagacagtgggaaatactggtgtgagaaCGAGAAGGGAACGAGGAGCTTCACTGTCAACATCACTGTCACTG GTGGCTCTGTGATCCTGGAGAGTCCTGTCCTCCCTGTGATGGAgggaagtgatgtcactctgCGCTGCAAAACCAAGATGACTCCCTCCAATCTCACAGCTGATTTCTATAAAGATGGCTTCCACTTTGGGAACGGTTCCACAGGAGAGACGACCATCCACAGTGTCTCCAAGTCTGATGAAGGTTTCTACAAGTGCAGCATCTCTGAAACTGAGGAGTCACCAGagagctggctggctgtcagag GTCGATATCAGAACGTTTCTGCACAGTGGAACTTCGCAAGCAGCGTGCCAG CACTTCATGAAGACACTGACAGCTCTGTTCATGTCTTCGTGATAAGGACTGCAGCCACCTGTTTATTGATGGCTGTGCTGCTGGTGATCGGGCTGCTTCACTGTGGGAAATGCAGAG CAAGATCTCACACGTCAGGACAAGCGGCACTATGA
- the LOC115377053 gene encoding RNA-binding protein 25-like has product MHKEDADKEKDEDKRIGLEAKNDQERRNREPEKQQQRKDKPFQSKYTDSTRIKTKQEEETEKSENEQKCVEEKSDKSTGQQEVENQREETERQRDENEKKRESVDKETTERERDKTDLEDKDKHFLEALQTLRLEAKKDQERRNREPEKQQQKTEKALLGKEAEGTGIMEKKMEANEEQISVNLEEKKKQKDETERKLQAEKSKATQRANLKMKEEAPESENPQLKKETESQAKEEQRVKPLESHDELTEQQEKSHMDFQKREAEHQTELQDRAGRAETQQIQRTDLDRRQRQQTATDSREVKFQTDRDQETFRENRTVTDLDKKNAKPEEELQKKENKPKHVDKTLLGPENQRDQLKLEEKERQREENKRKVQSVSREKPQSKRGKTDLKIHQEATGRENQNLQQDTVTDKEEEIESPIYSSEETMDKWGSRNQSSEEPMDYQNYPCEQQADLEESQNDFSEEEMDVN; this is encoded by the coding sequence ATGCATAAAGAGGATGCAGATAAAGAGAAAGATGAGGACAAAAGGATTGGCTTAGAGGCCAAGAATGATCAGGAGAGGAGAAATAGAGAGCCTGAGAAACAGCAACAGAGGAAAGACAAACCATTTCAGAGCAAATACACCGATAGTACAAGAATTaagacaaaacaagaggaagagacTGAAAAGTCAGAGAATGAACAGAAGTGTGTGGAAGAGAAATCTGATAAATCAACAGGACAGCAGGAAGTGGAGaaccagagagaggagacagagagacagagggatgagaACGAGAAGAAGAGGGAGTCAGTGGATAAAGAaacaacagagagggagagggacaagACAGACCTcgaagacaaagacaaacactttTTAGAGGCTTTACAAACGCTCAGATTAGAGGCCAAGAAAGATCAGGAGAGGAGAAATAGAGAACCTgagaaacagcaacagaagacagagaaagcacTGCTGGGCAAAGAGGCTGAAGGTACAGGCATTATGGAAAAGAAGATGGAAGCAAATGAAGAACAAATCAGTGTTAActtggaggagaaaaagaaacagaaggatgagacagagaggaagcttCAGGCAGAGAAGAGCAAAGCAACACAGAGAGCCAACCTCAAAATGAAGGAAGAAGCACCAGAGAGTGAAAACCCACAGCtcaagaaagagacagagtctCAGGCAAAGGAAGAACAGAGGGTAAAACCTCTGGAAAGTCATGATGAACTCACCGAGCAGCAGGAGAAATCCCACATGGATTTCCaaaagagagaagcagagcaTCAGACAGAGCTACAGGACAGAGCTGGAAGAGCTGAAACACAGCAAATACAGAGGACAGATTTGGACAGGAGACAGCGACAGCAGACAgcgacagacagcagagaagtTAAGTTTCAGACTGACAGAGACCAAGAGACATTCAGAGAAAATAGAACAGTGACTGATCTGgacaagaaaaatgcaaaacctgAGGAAGAGCTGCAGAAGAAGGAgaacaaaccaaaacatgtgGACAAAACACTTTTGGGACCAGAGAATCAAAGAGATCAACTCAAactggaagagaaagagagacagagggaagagaaCAAGAGGAAGGTTCAGTCAGTGAGTAGGGAAAAGCCACAGAGCAAGAGAGGCAAGACAGACCTCAAAATCCACCAAGAAGCAACGGggagagaaaatcaaaatcttCAACAGGACACAGTCACGGATAAGGAGGAAGAAATTGAATCCCCAATTTATTCCAGTGAGGAGACAATGGACAAGTGGGGATCCCGAAACCAATCCAGTGAGGAGCCAATGGACTATCAGAACTATCCCTGTGAGCAGCAAGCGGATCTGGAGGAATCCCAAAATGATTTCAGTGAGGAGGAAATGGATGTGAACTAA